A stretch of Malus sylvestris chromosome 11, drMalSylv7.2, whole genome shotgun sequence DNA encodes these proteins:
- the LOC126589595 gene encoding uncharacterized protein LOC126589595 — MGKSSSSRTKKRSKVSSEARTRKKSKSKTKTREYRSKKLRRRDDSSSYSGEDDSRSLKSLSSFSSDDDLRSRRARSRARKDAKGSKKRAQRRSYSPDSSGDSPRRKKRKLAKKKNDKKTHLRKKPRRNVSVSSRSSASFRCSTCPSESISGDEIESKRHRGRPGKRNRVESGINKVESGTKKARYRSRSCSLCSQRSESGDCRSEEKVTYENNSRRLRSVVTVAEENEHGRWMDTDAHKEEITYDDDYPSCRSNDSNDGGGKRELDDRLDVAFEKRTEVESGKEEEAYVSNVLVMDLKDSCNILEKDCTGQDDGIGISGPANENKNEVSGAIISLPGEDLESILRQRALENLKRFKGKHQRISAVTTNQEDKTDIDLTQPSTAKVELVQIESPREGGARVVVAKSSEEDVAERVDATQSVEEANGPQERVSILSSQNLKKEPDRINSGSEFISAKQDVACPIEQVGCPIEQVAVGRKIKTTASLYKPNSTSPTLRGHLLEAHQTLKQEPASQEPPEEGLLVSESNVDKGASDIAQTVPQRSNRNGEDIKDSSDMQQDEATDGSQFEQKTMSVMRGSEMVQVSYKVYIPKKAPALARRQLKR; from the exons ATGGGCAAGTCCTCTTCTTCTCGTACCAAGAAACGCTCCAAGGTTTCCTCCGAg GCTCGAACAAGGAAGAAAAGTAAGAGTAAGACCAAAACAAGGGAATATAGATCCAAGAAGCTTCGCCGTCGTGAcgattcttcttcttattcCGGTGAGGATGATTCAAGAAGTTTGAAATCGTTATCGTCTTTTAGCTCAGATGATGATTTGAGAAGTAGAAGGGCTCGATCGCGCGCTAGGAAGGATGCAAAAGGGAGCAAGAAGAGGGCTCAGAGACGATCTTATAGCCCTGACAGCAGCGGGGACTCTCCCCGTAGAAAGAAGAGGAAATtggcaaagaagaagaatgataAGAAAACGCATTTGAGGAAGAAGCCTAGGAGGAATGTTAGCGTTAGTTCCAGGAGTAGCGCGTCGTTTAGGTGCTCAACTTGTCCGAGTGAGAGTATTAGCGGTGATGAGATTGAATCTAAGAGGCATAGGGGCAGACCTGGAAAACGAAACAGAGTTGAAAGTGGGATTAACAAGGTTGAAAGTGGGACTAAGAAGGCTAGGTATAGGTCAAGGAGTTGTTCTTTGTGCAGTCAGCGTAGCGAGAGTGGTGATTGTCGGAGTGAGGAAAAAGTGACATATGAGAACAATTCGAGGAGGTTGAGATCTGTAGTTACGGTAGCAGAAGAAAACGAGCATGGAAGATGGATGGATACGGATGCGCACAAAGAAGAGATTACATATGATGACGACTACCCTTCTTGTAGGAGTAATGATAGTAATGATGGAGGGGGCAAGAGGGAGTTGGATGATCGTTTGGATGTTGCATTTGAGAAGAGAACGGAAGTAGAGAGTGGGAAAGAGGAAGAAGCTTATGTTTCTAATGTTCTAGTCATGGATCTCAAAGATAGTTGTAACATTTTGGAAAAAGATTGTACGGGCCAAGATGATGGAATCGGGATTTCTGGTCCTGCTAATGAAAATAAGAATGAGGTTTCTGGGGCAATCATTAGTCTGCCAGGTGAGGATCTGGAATCAATTTTAAGACAAAGGGCTTTGGAAAATCTAAAAAGGTTCAAAGGAAAGCATCAAAGAATTTCAGCGGTAACTACCAATCAGGAAGACAAGACCGACATTGATTTGACACAGCCGTCCACTGCAAAGGTTGAATTGGTTCAAATAGAATCGCCCAGGGAGGGTGGTGCTAGAGTGGTTGTAGCAAAGTCATCCGAGGAGGATGTTGCTGAAAGGGTTGATGCAACGCAATCAGTAGAAGAGGCCAATGGGCCTCAAGAGAGAGTTTCCATTCTTTCTTCCCAAAACCTGAAAAAGGAACCCGATAGGATTAATAGTGGCAGTGAATTTATCTCTGCCAAGCAAGATGTTGCTTGTCCAATAGAGCAAGTTGGTTGTCCAATAGAGCAAGTGGCTGTCGGCAGAAAGATTAAGACCACTGCTTCGCTCTATAAaccaaactcgacttcaccaaCCTTGAGGGGCCATTTGCTAGAAGCTCACCAAACGCTGAAACAAGAACCTGCTTCGCAGGAACCTCCCGAGGAAGGATTGTTGGTGAGTGAGAGTAATGTAGATAAGGGTGCTTCTGATATTGCCCAAACCGTGCCCCAAAGAAGCAATAGAAACGGTGAAGATATCAAAGATAGTTCTGATATGCAGCAAGATGAAGCTACTGATGGCTCACAGTTTGAGCAGAAAACAATGTCGGTGATGCGAGGTAGTGAAATGGTACAG GTGAGTTACAAGGTTTACATCCCTAAGAAAGCTCCTGCTCTGGCGAGGAGGCAACTCAAGCGCTGA
- the LOC126589596 gene encoding uncharacterized protein LOC126589596, translated as MSGGLLRHLAYNLTSRCFTTVSRPLAPPFSSRFFPNPKPRHLSRPNSLAAANISTASSDPPTPSAEPNEPFASPFLSVQIRCQKHVADILSEALLCFGASSTSIDEEDDNDGKDEICIDSIFPEGEDVKTCISRAADSVSLKEMPSYEVKMGEQFDWITKTQESFHPVEVTEGLWIVPEWRIPPDAQATNIILNPGLAFGTGEHATTKLCLLLLRRLIKGRELFLDYGTGSGILAIAAVKFGAALSVGIDIDPQAITSARQNAALNNIGPEKMQLHLLPSKTSSTSRDSCGGVEDRSSSGVESILETNKYDVVIANILLNPLLDLADHIVSYAKPGAVVGLSGIISEQLPHIVERYSQLLEDVSITEMDDWACVHGTKKQNLSES; from the exons ATGTCAGGCGGATTGCTCAGACACCTTGCGTACAATCTCACCTCCCGCTGCTTCACCACCGTCTCTCGCCCTCTCGCTCCCCCATTCTCCTCCCGCTTCTTCCCAAACCCCAAACCCAGACACCTCTCCCGGCCCAATTCCCTCGCCGCCGCAAATATTTCCACTGCTTCTTCGGACCCTCCCACTCCCTCCGCCGAGCCCAACGAGCCCTTCGCTTCGCCTTTCCTCTCCGTTCAAATCCGCTGCCAAAAACATGTCGCT GATATACTTTCAGAAGCGCTGTTATGTTTCGGTGCAAGTTCTACAAGTATTGACGAAGAAGATGACAATGACGGAAAGGATGAG ATCTGCATTGATTCCATATTTCCTGAAGGCGAAGATGTAAAAACCTGCATTTCACGTGCTGCAGATTCCGTAAGTTTGAAAGAGATGCCTAGTTATGAAGTTAAGATGGGTGAGCAGTTCGACTGGATAACGAAAACTCAG GAATCATTCCATCCTGTTGAAGTTACTGAAGGACTTTGGATTGTGCCCGAGTGGAGAATTCCCCCG GATGCCCAAGCAACTAATATAATTCTAAATCCTGGATTGGCATTCGGAACCGGGGAGCATGCTACTACCAAGTTATGTCTATTGCTGCTCCGTAGATTGATAAAGGGAAGAGAATTATTCTTGGACTATGGCACAGGTTCTGGAATTCTCGCAATCGCTGCAGTTAAG TTTGGTGCTGCCTTATCAGTCGGAATTGATATAGATCCCCAAGCAATTACTTCGGCGCGGCAGAATGCTGCTCTGAACAACATAGGACCTGAAAAGATGCAATTGCACCTGCTCCCCAGCAAAACTAGCTCTACCTCGAGAGATTCATGCGGAGGTGTGGAAGATCGGAGCTCATCTGGAGTGGAATCCATCTTAGAAACAAACAAGTACGACGTGGTCATCGCAAATATACTTTTGAATCCCCTATTAGATTTGGCGGATCATATCGTCTCTTATGCAAAGCCTGGGGCAGTCGTCGGTCTCTCTGGCATTATCTCTGAGCAG CTTCCACATATCGTAGAGCGGTATTCACAGTTATTAGAAGACGTATCGATTACTGAGATGGATGATTGGGCCTGTGTTCATGGAACAAAGAAGCAGAATCTTTCTGAAAGCTAA
- the LOC126590734 gene encoding uncharacterized protein LOC126590734 produces MADDAAALAEAAGSRFSSLELIGRGSFGDVYKAFDKELNKEVAIKVIDLEESEDEIEDIQKEISVLSQCRSPYITEYYGSYLHQTKLWIIMEYMAGGSVADLLQSGPPLDEMSMACILRDLLHAIEYLHNEGKIHRDIKAANILLTENGDVKVADFGVSAQLTRTISRRKTFVGTPFWMAPEVIQNSEGYNEKADIWSLGITAIEMAKGEPPLADLHPMRVLFIIPRENPPQLDEHFSRPMKEFVALCLRKVPAERASAKELLKHRFIRTARKSPRLLERIRERPKYPIKEDADSPRNGPTARGEISSTVKVTRNIRDETVGASDQGKTTKNAGWDFSIGAQGTGTVRSVPKLKPPQARERKPEGSQITPGRAPESTNQRFSASGNALQESREDYFFRNGRDSYHDESNPEDDELTVSGSGTVVIRTPKGSQPSTQFRDQNSLSSGTYASYEDTSSSGTVVFRGQHDDSDSPRTPKSRLGIQEKTSTASNEDSAINLAEARAAIQGGRKGNARDRSALNKINYDAHDNRREQTTSSSDSSRQSHEYLDAPKAFPRSSQSSDDEESAKVISSSAALSILLIPSLKEANADDSEASAVRSVVNSLVKLESLKPGSSEVFVSKLLQRLASSKGPKESPLKDLQELAAHIFAKGKTAAGETQNAETDNKKRQQNKEFQSNANISPLARFLLSRWQGQVSRDLNPV; encoded by the exons ATGGCTGATGATGCAGCAGCTTTGGCAGAGGCTGCAGGATCAAGATTTAGTTCATTGGAGCTAATTGGAAGAGGATCGTTTGGTGATGTGTATAAAGC GTTTGATAAAGAGCTTAACAAGGAAGTTGCAATTAAAGTAATTGATTTAGAAGAATC AGAGGATGAGATTGAGGATATTCAGAAG GAAATTTCAGTTTTGTCACAATGTCGATCTCCTTATATTACAGAGTATTACGGTTCCTATCTCCACCAGACAAAACTTTGGATAATAATGGAGTACATGGCCGGTGGCTCTGTTGCTGACCTA CTCCAATCAGGTCCTCCACTGGATGAAATGTCAATGGCATGTATTCTTCGTGATCTGCTGCATGCAATTGAATATTTACATAATGAAGGAAAAATTCACAGAGATATCAAAG CGGCAAACATTTTATTGACAGAAAATGGCGATGTTAAG GTGGCCGATTTTGGTGTTTCCGCACAACTTACAAGGACAATATCAAGGAGGAAG ACATTTGTAGGAACACCATTCTGGATGGCTCCAGAAGTAATCCAGAATTCTGAAGGATATAATGAGAAG gcAGATATCTGGTCTCTGGGAATCACTGCTATTGAGATGGCAAAAGGGGAACCACCACTTGCTGATCTTCACCCAATGAGAGTTCTCTTCATTATACCTCGAGAAAATCCACCTCAG TTGGATGAGCATTTTTCTCGGCCAATGAAAGAATTTGTTGCACTTTGTTTGAGGAAGGTACCAGCTGAG CGTGCAAGTGCCAAGGAACTTCTAAAGCACCGTTTTATTCGGACTGCAAGGAAGAGTCCAAGGCTTCTTGAGAGAATAAG AGAGCGTCCAAAATACCCTATCAAGGAAGATGCTGACAGCCCTAGAAATGGTCCTACAGCTAGAGGGGAGATATCTAGTACTGTGAAAGTGACAAGAAATATAAGAGATGAAACTGTTGGAGCTAG TGACCAGGGTAAGACCACGAAAAATGCTGGTTGGGATTTTAGCATTGGAGCACAGGGTACAGGTACTGTTAGAAGTGTTCCAAAACTAAAACCACCGCaggcaagagagagaaagccagAAGGCAGTCAGATTACCCCTGGAAGAGCCCCAGAGAGTACTAACCAACGGTTCTCGGCGTCTGGGAATGCTCTTCAAGAATCACGTGAAGATTATTTTTTTAGGAATGGTAGAGATTCATATCATGATGAGTCAAATCCTGAAGAT GATGAATTGACTGTGAGTGGGTCAGGAACTGTTGTTATACGAACTCCCAAAGGATCCCAACCATCTACTCAGTTTCGTGATCAAAACTCTCTG TCTAGCGGCACATATGCTTCATATGAAGATACTTCTTCCAGTGGAACTGTTGTTTTTCGTGGTCAACATGATGATTCTGATTCTCCTCGAACGCCTAAATCGAGGCTGGGAATTCAAGAGAAAACATCAACTGCCTCAAACGAAGACAGTGCCATTAATCTTGCAGAG GCAAGGGCCGCAATTCAAGGAGGGAGGAAAGGAAATGCCAGAGATAGGTCTGCACTTAACAAGATCAACTATGATGCGCATGATAATAGAAGAGAGCAGACGACAAGTAGCTCTGATTCTTCCAG ACAATCTCATGAATACTTAGATGCCCCAAAGGCATTTCCAAGATCATCCCAATCAAGTGATGACGAAGAAAGTGCAAAAGTTATATCATCGTCTGCAGCACTTTCAATATTGCTTATCCCTTCGTTAAAAGAG GCCAATGCTGATGATTCAGAAGCGTCAGCTGTGCGTTCTGTTGTAAATTCGCTGGTCAAGTTGGAGAGTTTGAAGCCGGGATCTTCTGAAGTTTTTGTCAGCAAATTGCTTCAGCGATTAGCAAG TTCAAAAGGTCCAAAGGAATCTCCATTGAAAGATCTACAGGAGTTGGCTGCTCACATCTTCGCTAAGGGCAAGACAGCTGCTGGAGAAACACAAAATGCAGAAACTGATAACAAGAAAAGGCAGCAGAACAAGGAATTTCAATCCAATGCAAATATAAGCCCACTCGCAAGATTTTTGCTCTCAAG ATGGCAAGGGCAAGTCTCGCGCGATCTCAACCCGGTTTGA
- the LOC126589597 gene encoding uncharacterized protein LOC126589597, whose amino-acid sequence MAATSFLAASLVRRATVAFALSHPLLLTSSKLSCRRTLISFPLTPRLSSSASEICHLAQAIKGDVDGLLKGVADKTVIEEVKRVLEMARRASSRREVLHTNFLTPPVVKESMLALEKLADLKVVVQGGYPQAERCRISVGHPEGLTSDPDVIAALSITGNFGFQPCSHGDFLGAILGTGISREKLGDIILQGEKGAQVIVVPELVDFIISSLDKVSNVPVSFKRIPLIALDYEPPRTKSFKTIEASVRVDAIASAGFKLSRTKLVDLIRDGDVRVNWTPVTKNGATLKTGDIVSVRGKGRLRIGEINPTKKGKFAVELILYL is encoded by the exons ATGGCTGCCACCAGTTTCTTAGCAGCGTCACTTGTAAGAAGAGCAACCGTGGCGTTTGCTCTCTCGCATCCTCTTCTTCTGACAAGCAGCAAGCTTTCTTGCCGCAGGACCCTTATCTCCTTTCCTCTCACTCCTCGCTTAAGTTCTTCAG CTTCAGAAATATGCCATTTAGCTCAAGCTATAAAGGGGGATGTTGATGGTTTGCTTAAGGGAGTGGCAGACAAAACTGTTATTGAAGAAGTAAAACGTGTTCTCGAGATG GCTAGACGTGCATCATCGAGAAGGGAGGTTCTCCATACAAATTTTCTCACCCCTCCAGTGGTGAAGGAGTCAATGCTAGCATTGGAAAAGCTAGCTGATCTGAAAGTAGTTGTTCAAGGTGGATACCCGCAG GCTGAGCGGTGTCGGATTTCTGTAGGACATCCGGAAGGATTGACAAGTGATCCTGATGTAATTGCAGCATTGAG TATCACAGGAAACTTCGGGTTCCAGCCTTGTTCTCATGGTGATTTCCTAGGCGCAATTCTTGGTACAGGGATTTCTAGGGAGAAGCTTGGAGATATTATCTTGCAG GGGGAGAAGGGAGCTCAAGTCATTGTTGTTCCAGAACTTGTTGACTTCATCATATCATCACTCGACAAG GTTAGTAATGTGCCAGTATCTTTTAAGAGGATACCACTGATTGCTCTTGATTATGAACCGCCAAG GACTAAGTCGTTCAAAACCATAGAAGCATCAGTGAGAGTTGATGCTATAGCTAGTGCAGGATTTAAGTTATCACGGACAAAACTAGTTGATCTTATTCG TGATGGTGATGTGCGTGTGAACTGGACCCCTGTTACTAAAAATGGAGCTACACTCAAGACTGGTGATATTGTGTCGGTTAGAGGTAAAGGAAGACTAAGG ATAGGAGAAATTAACCCTACGAAGAAGGGGAAATTTGCAGTTGAGCTCATTCTTTATCTGTAA